One Borreliella chilensis DNA window includes the following coding sequences:
- the rpmJ gene encoding 50S ribosomal protein L36 (smallest protein in the large subunit; similar to what is found with protein L31 and L33 several bacterial genomes contain paralogs which may be regulated by zinc; the protein from Thermus thermophilus has a zinc-binding motif and contains a bound zinc ion; the proteins in this group have the motif), which translates to MKVRASVKPICEKCKVIKRKGVLRIICDNLKHKQRQK; encoded by the coding sequence ATGAAAGTTAGAGCAAGTGTTAAGCCAATTTGTGAAAAATGTAAAGTTATAAAAAGAAAAGGTGTATTAAGGATTATTTGCGATAATTTAAAGCACAAACAAAGACAAAAGTAA
- a CDS encoding 30S ribosomal protein S13, whose amino-acid sequence MARISGIDLPNNKQLKIALTSIYGIGRTRALEVCSKSGISPNKIAKDLGNDEVNRLRKVIESDYIVEGKLRSEVAMSIKRLMDIACYRGVRHRKGLPLRGQRTKTNARTRKGKRKTVANKKIASK is encoded by the coding sequence ATGGCTAGAATATCGGGAATAGATTTACCAAATAATAAACAATTAAAAATAGCGCTTACTTCTATTTATGGTATAGGCAGAACAAGAGCTTTGGAGGTTTGTAGTAAGTCAGGCATTTCTCCAAACAAAATCGCTAAAGACTTAGGTAATGATGAAGTTAATCGACTTAGAAAGGTGATTGAGAGTGATTATATTGTAGAAGGAAAACTTAGAAGCGAAGTTGCTATGTCTATCAAAAGGCTTATGGATATAGCGTGTTACAGGGGCGTTAGGCATCGAAAAGGATTGCCTTTAAGAGGCCAGAGAACTAAAACTAATGCAAGAACTAGAAAAGGAAAAAGAAAAACTGTAGCTAATAAGAAAATAGCTAGCAAGTAA
- a CDS encoding 30S ribosomal protein S11, translating to MSAKLSTNSKRKLKRNIGEGNVYIQATFNNTIVTVSDIKGNALAWASAGGMGFKGAKKSTPYAAQITAESALNKVKDFGINYVHVYIKGPGIGRESAIRAIGSIGMTVKSISDITPIPHNGCRPKKTRRV from the coding sequence TTGAGCGCGAAATTGTCAACTAATAGTAAAAGAAAATTGAAAAGAAATATTGGAGAAGGAAACGTATATATACAAGCCACTTTTAATAATACCATAGTCACTGTATCCGATATAAAAGGGAATGCGTTAGCTTGGGCGAGTGCTGGTGGAATGGGTTTTAAAGGAGCTAAAAAGTCAACTCCATATGCTGCTCAAATAACAGCAGAATCTGCTTTAAATAAGGTAAAAGATTTTGGAATTAATTATGTTCATGTTTATATAAAGGGGCCAGGGATTGGTAGAGAATCTGCAATAAGAGCTATTGGTTCTATTGGAATGACTGTAAAATCAATTTCAGATATTACTCCTATTCCTCATAATGGATGCAGACCTAAAAAAACCAGACGAGTTTAA